The Branchiostoma lanceolatum isolate klBraLanc5 chromosome 3, klBraLanc5.hap2, whole genome shotgun sequence DNA segment tttgacggaggtgggtggggctatggtatcggtctatttacactaggcgcgtgaaactaaaatatcaccatgtagcttatttttgtgccgcttttgagcacttttgataagaaatccgcacgcaaatgtggtaaacagtggcattaaatatAAATGTCAtcaagattacagcaactagagtatttccagttttcaagcctcataaaatgctctgggtgcctttaagaatattctgtaaactAGTGCACAGTAGTACCTTTTTTTCAAAGGCCTATTGCCTACAAAactatctaggtgcactggtgcacccacagtcaaaaattaggtgcacagttccaattttgggtgcgcacgggtgcacatgcacccactatttcgagccctgttgtgTAAAGTTAAAGTCACCTTATTTCTGTACACAGTATAAAGCACCCACCAACAAGATTTCGATCATCATTAGTTGCTCACTGTTGAATGCTTCATATTGTGTACAGAAATAACTTGAAAAACTTTTATTATGTCGATTACAGTAACCTTCATAAGAATACAGTTCAAGTCCCATTTTGGATCAAACACCATTCCAGCATGAGTCTGTTCAAATAACATAGCCTTTCACAAAGAGCTGCAAgaaaatgttattcattttacgGCAATTTCATTCAAGATTTCACACTCATATGGTACAAAGAATGTGCTGATAcctttttcttcagtttcttgACAGACAGCTCATGGTCACCTGCCTTCAGAAGTACTGTACTAATCACTGATTCCCATGGGAATTTAGCTCGAATGGGCAAAAACAACCtcaaattacaacaaaatacacaagtcAGTAATCATGTATTAGTTACATTTTGCTTATATGATCAGGTGAAAGGTTAacaatttctgaaaaaaaatgtttaaattaCACAGACATGCTATTGGCATATTTCCTACAGCAAGAATTTTATCTTTACACACTCTATATATCTGTGACTGTTTCCCTGAAACTACCCAGCCTTCTCAGGTGTGAAAAGTTCAACTGTTAGATTGGATGGGCATGCTGTACTAGTGTTGTATCAACCTGCTGACCTACTAGTATACCTGGTTTGGCTGTTTGTTCCACAGCCTCCTCTGGTTCATCCAACTTTTTCTTCTTTGGTTGTTCCTCCCTATTCTCTGTATCTAAATTGAAAGCATATAGAAATATAAATCTTCACATGCTGAATGTTTTGATACCCCAAAATCATGTGAAAGACTTCATAAAATGTCATTTCAACACTGgaaatacacagaaaatttAGCCATGACTATCCCCTACATGGTATCCAAAGATCTGACTGTAACATGCAAACTACCATCTTTTCACAGTTTGACGAACAAAACTCATGCTCATCTTTCTGGGCAAGTCTGACACCATTTGGACAACAAAAAGGCAGCCACAATTTACAAACAAGCACCCACATGGTAAAGGGAGTTGTAGTAACGgggtacatgtgtataataGACTTAAATGTTCATATTTGCATAAAACAACTCACTAGTACCCTTTTCCATAACTTCTTCTTTGCTTGAATCTTCTTCAACGTCTTGTTGCTTTCTCTTCTTCCTTTTGGCTTTTTGAGGACCACTGGCATCATCTTGCGTTGGTTGACACTCTTCATTTTCAGTtgacttcatttttttcttatcctCTCTTCTCTCTACTGTGCCATTTTCCAACTGAATTTCTTCAGTCTTCTTACTCTTCTGCTTCTTTAGCTTTGTAAGTGTCTCACCATCAACATTTTCCTTGGACCTGtcctttttctcttttttgttgGCTTTCAGTCTTCTCTCATCTTTCCTCTGTCGTTTACTGATCTTGCCACTTTCCTCTTTGGAATCACTGTCTAAGAGTTTGTCTTCAGTTGAGTGGTCTTTAATAACATCTTCTTTCTCTTGTTCTTCTGATTCCTGAAAAGGGGAAGTCACATCAAATTGTTTAGTTTTTCAAGTGGCCTTACTTTGGGTTAACAAACTGTTCACAGTAAACAGTTCAAACAACTTTATCCAACAAATTCATCCAACATTTCAACGTAACAAACATCTCAGTCGGTGACTGGAACTTTGACAGGTTGGAGTACAGGTAAACACAAATGTTGGTCAATCAGTGATATAACAAACTAATTtagaacacaaacacacacacagaccaacTTCTGTTTCTCCTGGTCCTGCTGCTGCTCCTTCTGCTGTTGTTGCTGAGCAGCAGAGAACACCTCCCACACCTGGCTTACTAGGTGGTTGTTGTGGATCCGCAAGCTGTTCTTCACAAAATTCTGTGAGAATTCAAAAGACATTCAAAAATCTGAATAATTTGTAACGCCTGGGAATTCTGAGCTTATTTTCTTTATGAAGACCATGTTGTGTTTCATCAACAATGGCTACTGCTAcatggtagtacatgtatacaaggcTTGTTATGGATAATGTCTGTAATCTTTTATCCAAAGTGTCCAACTAGTGAGTGCTATACAGTGGAGTAGCCTCGCCCAACACAAACCTCAAACTTGGCCTTTTTCCTGGGAATGTTGGAATATCCTGACAGTCTCTCCCACAGATTTCTTACTTGTGGAGAAGCATTGACATCGTTCATGGACTTCTGGActtgctacagaaacaaaacagGTAATGCTCTGCCA contains these protein-coding regions:
- the LOC136430834 gene encoding cell growth-regulating nucleolar protein-like isoform X3, giving the protein MVFFNCNACGQTVKKNQVEKHYLTACRSCDMLSCLDCGKDFWGDDYKSHTQCISEEDKYGGKGVTGHRMTKGEAKQDAWLKQVQKSMNDVNASPQVRNLWERLSGYSNIPRKKAKFENFVKNSLRIHNNHLVSQVWEVFSAAQQQQQKEQQQDQEKQKLESEEQEKEDVIKDHSTEDKLLDSDSKEESGKISKRQRKDERRLKANKKEKKDRSKENVDGETLTKLKKQKSKKTEEIQLENGTVERREDKKKMKSTENEECQPTQDDASGPQKAKRKKRKQQDVEEDSSKEEVMEKGTNTENREEQPKKKKLDEPEEAVEQTAKPAKFPWESVISTVLLKAGDHELSVKKLKKKVLAEFHARGGDSKTRTEEKLLATFHKKINKNPRFKVIKDRVKLVQ
- the LOC136430834 gene encoding cell growth-regulating nucleolar protein-like isoform X1, translating into MVFFNCNACGQTVKKNQVEKHYLTACRSCDMLSCLDCGKDFWGDDYKSHTQCISEEDKYGGKGVTGHRMTKGEAKQDAWLKQVQKSMNDVNASPQVRNLWERLSGYSNIPRKKAKFENFVKNSLRIHNNHLVSQVWEVFSAAQQQQQKEQQQDQEKQKLESEEQEKEDVIKDHSTEDKLLDSDSKEESGKISKRQRKDERRLKANKKEKKDRSKENVDGETLTKLKKQKSKKTEEIQLENGTVERREDKKKMKSTENEECQPTQDDASGPQKAKRKKRKQQDVEEDSSKEEVMEKGTNTENREEQPKKKKLDEPEEAVEQTAKPGILVAKFPWESVISTVLLKAGDHELSVKKLKKKVLAEFHARGGDSKTRTEEKLLATFHKKINKNPRFKVIKDRVKLVQ
- the LOC136430834 gene encoding cell growth-regulating nucleolar protein-like isoform X4 gives rise to the protein MVFFNCNACGQTVKKNQVEKHYLTACRSCDMLSCLDCGKDFWGDDYKSHTQCISEEDKYGGKGVTGHRMTKGEAKQDAWLKQVQKSMNDVNASPQVRNLWERLSGYSNIPRKKAKFENFVKNSLRIHNNHLVSQVWEVFSAAQQQQQKEQQQDQEKQKLESEEQEKEDVIKDHSTEDKLLDSDSKEESGKISKRQRKDERRLKANKKEKKDRSKENVDGETLTKLKKQKSKKTEEIQLENGTVERREDKKKMKSTENEECQPTQDDASGPQKAKRKKRKQQDVEEDSSKEEVMEKDTENREEQPKKKKLDEPEEAVEQTAKPAKFPWESVISTVLLKAGDHELSVKKLKKKVLAEFHARGGDSKTRTEEKLLATFHKKINKNPRFKVIKDRVKLVQ
- the LOC136430834 gene encoding cell growth-regulating nucleolar protein-like isoform X2, with amino-acid sequence MVFFNCNACGQTVKKNQVEKHYLTACRSCDMLSCLDCGKDFWGDDYKSHTQCISEEDKYGGKGVTGHRMTKGEAKQDAWLKQVQKSMNDVNASPQVRNLWERLSGYSNIPRKKAKFENFVKNSLRIHNNHLVSQVWEVFSAAQQQQQKEQQQDQEKQKLESEEQEKEDVIKDHSTEDKLLDSDSKEESGKISKRQRKDERRLKANKKEKKDRSKENVDGETLTKLKKQKSKKTEEIQLENGTVERREDKKKMKSTENEECQPTQDDASGPQKAKRKKRKQQDVEEDSSKEEVMEKDTENREEQPKKKKLDEPEEAVEQTAKPGILVAKFPWESVISTVLLKAGDHELSVKKLKKKVLAEFHARGGDSKTRTEEKLLATFHKKINKNPRFKVIKDRVKLVQ